TTGCCTGGGAAACCGTTTACGGCCACTTCCGCCGCTGGGCCAAGGCCGGTCTCTGGGATCAGGCCATGCAGCAGATGAAATGGCATGCAGGCAAGAACCTCGGCATGATTGACTCCACCCACATCAAGGTCCACCGGGACGGGGCCAACCCCGCCGGAGGCCAGGAACAACAGGCCATGAGCCGCACCAAGGGCGGACTCAACACGAAGCTGCATGCTGCGGTGGACGGGCGCTGCCAGCCACAA
The DNA window shown above is from Prosthecobacter fusiformis and carries:
- a CDS encoding transposase gives rise to the protein MPKYQKDEEAGLRPGRPLSDLKLVIAGVLHVLKEGGSWRALDVPGVAWETVYGHFRRWAKAGLWDQAMQQMKWHAGKNLGMIDSTHIKVHRDGANPAGGQEQQAMSRTKGGLNTKLHAAVDGRCQPQ